In Clostridium sp. SY8519, one genomic interval encodes:
- the feoB gene encoding ferrous iron transport protein B yields MNLRELEIGDTAIVKQVGGQGALRQHFLDMGIIPGAEITLVKYAPMGDPMELRLHGYELTLRLEDAEQIEVGPIGRKEKKQDRQSGEPAQVAGRRLEHPGLGEEGRYHVKAGEHPLPDGQVLTFALAGNQNCGKTTLFNQLTGANQHVGNFPGVTVDRKSGVIKGHSNTEITDLPGIYSMSPYSAEEIVTRQYIIDEHPTGIINIVDATNIERNLYLTMQLLELGIPMVLALNMMDEVRGNGGSVRINEMEAMLGIPVIPISASKNEGVDELIHHALHVAKYQEEPGRQDFCGEDDHGGAVHRCLHSIMHLIQDHAEAAGIPLRFAATKLAEGDPHVMEALKLSQNEQETVEHIICQMEEERGLDRAAAIADMRFTFIEKLVKQTVVKPRESREHSRSRKLDRILTGKFTAIPAFIVIMLVIFYLTFNVIGAFLQSLLEQGIQILTDLADQGMTALHISDAIHSLVIDGVFAGVGSVLSFIPIIVTLFFFLSILEDSGYMARVAFVMDKLLRKIGLSGRSIVPMLIGFGCSVPSVMASRTLPSERDRKMTIMLTPFMSCSAKLPIYGFFTAAFFPKYGGLVMISLYVLGIVVGIVVALVSKNTVFKGEAVPFVMELPNYRLPGAKNVARLLWDKAKDFLQRAFTIIFVATIVIWFLQNLSPSFHMVTNSQDSILAIIAGWITPVFHPLGFGDWRITTSLISGFLAKESVVSTIGVLFGSTQALLAAITPLAALCLLVFSLLYTPCVAAIASVKRELGMKWAVGMVVGQCVIAWIIAWIVHMIGMLLT; encoded by the coding sequence ATGAATTTACGCGAACTGGAAATCGGAGATACCGCGATTGTGAAGCAGGTGGGCGGCCAGGGGGCGCTGCGCCAGCATTTCCTTGACATGGGAATCATCCCGGGAGCGGAAATCACACTGGTAAAATACGCGCCGATGGGCGACCCGATGGAGCTGCGCCTGCACGGATACGAGCTGACCCTTCGTTTGGAAGACGCAGAGCAGATCGAAGTTGGCCCCATTGGAAGAAAAGAGAAAAAACAGGACAGACAGTCCGGAGAACCGGCACAAGTCGCCGGAAGAAGACTGGAACACCCCGGACTGGGCGAGGAAGGCCGGTATCACGTGAAGGCGGGAGAACATCCCCTGCCGGACGGTCAGGTGCTGACCTTCGCCCTGGCAGGCAATCAGAACTGCGGAAAAACCACATTGTTTAACCAGCTGACAGGTGCCAATCAGCATGTGGGCAATTTTCCGGGCGTAACCGTTGACCGCAAATCCGGCGTTATCAAGGGACACAGCAACACAGAAATCACGGATCTGCCGGGGATCTATTCCATGTCCCCTTACAGCGCGGAAGAGATCGTAACCCGCCAGTATATTATCGATGAGCATCCGACAGGGATCATCAACATCGTGGATGCCACAAACATCGAACGCAACCTGTATCTGACCATGCAGCTGCTGGAACTGGGCATCCCTATGGTGCTGGCGCTGAATATGATGGATGAAGTGCGGGGCAACGGCGGATCTGTCCGGATCAATGAGATGGAAGCAATGCTGGGCATCCCGGTGATCCCGATTTCAGCTTCAAAAAATGAGGGCGTGGATGAGCTGATCCACCATGCGCTGCATGTGGCGAAATACCAGGAAGAGCCGGGACGGCAGGATTTCTGCGGGGAAGATGACCATGGCGGCGCGGTGCACCGCTGCCTGCACAGCATCATGCATCTGATTCAGGATCATGCGGAAGCAGCCGGGATTCCTCTCCGGTTTGCGGCCACTAAGCTGGCAGAGGGAGATCCCCATGTGATGGAGGCCCTGAAACTGAGTCAGAATGAGCAGGAGACCGTGGAACACATCATCTGTCAGATGGAGGAAGAACGGGGGCTGGACCGGGCAGCGGCCATAGCGGATATGCGTTTTACCTTCATTGAAAAGCTGGTGAAGCAGACCGTGGTAAAACCGCGGGAAAGCCGGGAACATTCCCGCAGTCGTAAGCTGGATCGGATACTGACCGGAAAATTTACGGCAATTCCTGCGTTTATTGTCATCATGCTGGTGATTTTCTACCTCACATTTAATGTGATCGGCGCATTTTTGCAGTCCCTGCTGGAGCAGGGCATCCAGATCCTGACCGATCTGGCGGATCAGGGGATGACCGCGCTGCATATCAGTGACGCCATACATTCTCTGGTGATTGACGGCGTGTTTGCCGGTGTGGGCAGTGTGCTGAGCTTTATACCGATCATCGTGACCCTGTTCTTTTTCCTGTCGATTCTGGAAGACAGCGGTTATATGGCCCGTGTAGCCTTTGTGATGGACAAACTGCTTCGAAAGATCGGGTTGTCCGGCAGAAGTATCGTACCGATGCTGATCGGTTTCGGCTGCAGCGTGCCCAGTGTTATGGCCAGCCGCACACTGCCGTCGGAGCGTGACCGCAAGATGACAATCATGCTGACCCCGTTTATGAGCTGTTCCGCGAAACTGCCGATTTATGGATTTTTTACTGCCGCTTTTTTCCCGAAATACGGCGGACTGGTAATGATTTCCCTGTATGTTCTGGGCATTGTGGTAGGCATTGTGGTGGCACTGGTGTCCAAGAATACAGTATTTAAGGGAGAAGCGGTTCCCTTTGTCATGGAACTGCCGAACTACCGCCTGCCGGGCGCCAAAAATGTGGCACGGCTTCTGTGGGACAAGGCAAAGGATTTCCTGCAGCGGGCCTTCACTATTATTTTTGTGGCGACCATCGTGATCTGGTTCTTACAGAATCTGAGCCCGTCTTTCCATATGGTAACCAATTCCCAGGATTCCATTCTGGCGATTATTGCGGGATGGATTACGCCGGTTTTCCATCCGCTGGGATTTGGGGACTGGCGGATTACCACCTCGCTGATTTCCGGATTTCTGGCCAAGGAAAGCGTGGTATCCACCATTGGCGTACTCTTTGGTTCCACGCAGGCGCTGCTTGCAGCGATTACCCCGCTGGCCGCACTGTGTCTGCTGGTATTTTCCCTGCTGTACACACCCTGCGTAGCGGCTATTGCCTCAGTGAAGCGGGAACTGGGAATGAAGTGGGCCGTGGGTATGGTAGTCGGCCAATGTGTGATTGCATGGATCATTGCCTGGATTGTGCATATGATAGGAATGCTGCTGACCTGA
- a CDS encoding patatin family protein, translating into MKTGLVMEGGAMRGLFTAGVIDVWMEQGVEFDGAIGVSAGAAFGCNYPTRQPRRVIRYNVRFAHEKRFCSIRSWLKTGDLYGAEFCYHIMPNRLDYWDVETLKKNPMEFYCVCTEVSTGAPVYHKCTDGGYADLEWIRASASMPIFSRPVHVDGYVLLDGGISDSIPLSYFQRIGYDRNVVILTQPKSYRKTDGKMDFLIQAALRRYPQIARDMKYRTWAYNRQLQYVREQEARGNTLVICPPRELKIGKIEHDTEVMKKVYKIGRKTGWHYLHQVKKFLTPEGSGPAAESKSAAETGSEV; encoded by the coding sequence ATGAAGACAGGACTGGTAATGGAAGGCGGAGCGATGCGCGGGCTGTTTACCGCAGGCGTGATTGATGTGTGGATGGAGCAGGGCGTGGAATTTGACGGCGCGATCGGCGTGTCTGCCGGGGCCGCCTTCGGCTGCAATTATCCTACCAGACAGCCTCGGCGCGTCATCCGGTATAATGTGCGGTTTGCCCATGAGAAACGGTTTTGCAGCATTCGTTCCTGGCTGAAGACCGGTGATCTGTATGGCGCGGAATTCTGCTATCATATTATGCCGAACCGTCTGGATTACTGGGATGTGGAGACTCTGAAGAAAAATCCCATGGAATTTTACTGTGTATGCACAGAAGTGTCCACCGGCGCGCCGGTGTATCATAAATGCACCGACGGCGGATACGCGGATCTGGAGTGGATCCGCGCCTCCGCGTCTATGCCGATTTTTTCCAGACCGGTACATGTAGACGGCTATGTGCTTTTGGACGGCGGAATATCGGACTCGATCCCGCTGTCCTATTTTCAGCGGATCGGTTATGACCGCAATGTGGTGATCCTGACTCAGCCGAAATCCTACCGGAAAACAGACGGCAAAATGGATTTCCTGATCCAGGCAGCGCTGCGCCGGTATCCGCAGATTGCCCGGGATATGAAATACCGAACCTGGGCATACAACCGCCAGCTGCAGTATGTCAGAGAGCAGGAGGCAAGGGGAAATACCCTGGTGATCTGTCCGCCCCGGGAGCTGAAGATCGGAAAAATCGAGCATGATACCGAGGTCATGAAGAAAGTATACAAGATCGGACGGAAAACCGGATGGCACTATCTGCATCAGGTGAAGAAGTTTCTGACGCCGGAGGGAAGCGGCCCCGCAGCGGAATCCAAATCTGCAGCAGAAACCGGGTCCGAAGTATAA
- the pta gene encoding phosphate acetyltransferase, producing the protein MYGFGMLIDKLKKDPKKIVFTEGTDPRILEAASRLLAGTFLHPVLVGKPDEISAAAEEAGFNIRGAEIIDPENYEKMDEMVAQFCELRKSKGVTPEQARETLKAANYFGTMLVKMGEADSLLGGATYSTADTVRPALQLIKTKPGNKIVSSVFIMVREGATGDNEVLAMGDCAINIKPNEDELAEIAGECANCAKIFGVDPKVAFLSYSTFGSGAGEDVDKMRNACAKAKEKYPDLVIDGEMQFDAAVSPRVAATKAPDSKVAGYANTFIFPDINAGNIGYKIAQRLGNFDAYGPILLGLNAPINDLSRGCNALEVYSMAIITAALA; encoded by the coding sequence ATGTATGGTTTCGGTATGCTGATTGACAAGCTGAAAAAAGATCCGAAAAAGATCGTATTCACAGAAGGAACAGATCCCCGTATCCTGGAGGCTGCTTCCCGTCTGCTGGCAGGTACTTTCCTGCATCCGGTACTGGTAGGCAAACCAGATGAGATCAGTGCGGCAGCAGAAGAAGCAGGATTTAACATCCGCGGCGCGGAGATCATTGATCCTGAGAATTATGAGAAAATGGACGAAATGGTTGCCCAGTTCTGCGAACTGCGCAAAAGCAAAGGCGTAACTCCTGAGCAGGCAAGAGAGACCCTGAAAGCAGCGAACTACTTCGGTACGATGCTGGTTAAGATGGGCGAAGCAGATTCTCTGCTTGGCGGAGCTACCTATTCCACCGCTGATACCGTACGTCCGGCTCTGCAGCTGATCAAGACCAAACCGGGCAACAAGATTGTATCTTCTGTATTCATCATGGTACGTGAAGGCGCTACCGGTGATAACGAAGTACTGGCAATGGGCGACTGCGCCATTAATATCAAGCCGAACGAAGATGAGTTGGCAGAGATCGCCGGTGAGTGCGCGAACTGCGCCAAGATTTTCGGCGTAGACCCGAAAGTGGCATTCTTAAGCTATTCCACCTTCGGTTCCGGAGCAGGCGAAGATGTAGACAAGATGCGTAATGCCTGCGCCAAAGCAAAAGAGAAATATCCGGATCTTGTCATTGATGGCGAGATGCAGTTTGACGCAGCGGTATCCCCGCGTGTGGCAGCAACCAAAGCACCGGATTCCAAGGTGGCAGGTTATGCCAATACCTTTATTTTCCCGGATATCAATGCAGGTAATATCGGCTATAAGATTGCACAGCGTCTTGGGAACTTCGATGCTTACGGCCCGATCCTGCTTGGCCTGAATGCGCCGATCAACGATCTGTCCCGCGGCTGCAATGCACTGGAAGTATATTCCATGGCTATCATTACTGCAGCTCTGGCATAA
- a CDS encoding DUF6472 family protein, translating to MSSRTSCDTCAYLVYDEEYEDYLCDINMDEDDAMRLMTDSHFSCPYYRSGDEYAVVRKQM from the coding sequence ATGAGCAGTCGAACCAGCTGTGATACCTGTGCGTATCTGGTTTATGATGAAGAATATGAAGATTATCTGTGTGATATCAATATGGACGAAGACGATGCCATGCGTCTCATGACGGACAGTCATTTTTCCTGTCCGTACTACCGCAGCGGCGATGAATATGCCGTCGTACGAAAACAAATGTAA
- a CDS encoding DHA2 family efflux MFS transporter permease subunit, translating to MNQSICEQKSFSRVMDLKLILSVIAAGLLSFTGVVVETSMNVAFPTLMREFGIGTAATQWITTGYLLVISIVIPASAFLKKRFRMRQLFLTAVLLFLFGTVMGAAASSFAILLLARLIQGLGTGIALPLMYNIVLEQAPVEKMGFMMGIATMITAVAPAVGPPFGGWVVHAAGWRYIFLFLIPVLVLALVLGLTSIRQASAPEPARLDKGGFVLLSLCFVCLLLGINQAGIHGWISVQSLGLLGAAAAAFVIFAVLGHHREQPLLNLRVFRNRCYSASAAGIFLMFFLALGLGYLMPNYAQLVLGSNSLQAGVILVPGAVLGAVLTPFSGRIYDRIGAAGPILTGSAAAVIGLLLYTASGSLSVTKMQVFYLFFAFGQAMAVGNTMTHGLEALPRELQADGNAVYNALQQVSAAVGTSIITTIVSAAQLRLPHDLVRGTQNGAHTGFQVLLAATVLFVIVSLISMGRKEKEAGVQ from the coding sequence ATGAACCAGAGTATTTGTGAGCAGAAAAGTTTCAGCAGAGTCATGGATCTGAAGCTGATTCTGTCGGTGATCGCGGCAGGGCTGCTGTCGTTTACCGGTGTGGTGGTGGAGACTTCTATGAATGTGGCCTTTCCGACGCTGATGCGGGAATTCGGAATCGGAACGGCTGCCACACAGTGGATTACGACCGGCTATCTGCTGGTGATTTCCATTGTGATCCCGGCGTCGGCATTTCTGAAAAAACGGTTCCGCATGCGTCAGCTGTTCCTGACGGCGGTGCTTCTGTTCCTTTTCGGTACGGTGATGGGCGCGGCCGCGTCCTCATTTGCCATTCTGCTTCTGGCCCGGCTGATCCAGGGGCTGGGGACGGGAATTGCCCTGCCGCTGATGTATAATATTGTGCTGGAACAGGCGCCGGTGGAAAAAATGGGCTTTATGATGGGCATTGCCACCATGATTACAGCGGTAGCGCCGGCAGTGGGTCCGCCGTTTGGCGGCTGGGTGGTGCATGCCGCCGGCTGGAGATATATTTTCCTTTTCCTGATCCCGGTCCTTGTTCTGGCGCTTGTGCTGGGACTGACCTCGATTCGCCAGGCTTCCGCGCCGGAGCCGGCAAGGCTGGATAAGGGGGGATTTGTGCTGCTGAGTCTTTGCTTTGTCTGCCTGCTTCTGGGAATTAACCAGGCGGGTATCCACGGATGGATCAGTGTGCAGAGCCTTGGACTGCTGGGAGCGGCTGCTGCGGCTTTTGTCATTTTTGCTGTGCTGGGGCATCATAGGGAGCAGCCGCTGCTGAACCTGCGGGTGTTCCGCAATCGCTGCTATTCCGCCAGTGCGGCAGGGATTTTTCTGATGTTTTTCCTGGCGCTTGGTTTGGGATATCTGATGCCGAATTACGCGCAGCTGGTCCTGGGCAGTAATTCGCTGCAGGCCGGTGTGATTCTGGTGCCCGGCGCGGTGCTTGGGGCAGTGCTGACCCCGTTCAGCGGCCGGATTTACGACAGGATCGGCGCCGCGGGACCGATTCTGACCGGGAGCGCGGCTGCTGTCATCGGTCTGCTTCTGTATACGGCGTCCGGATCGCTGTCGGTGACGAAGATGCAGGTATTCTATCTGTTTTTTGCCTTCGGACAGGCCATGGCGGTGGGAAATACCATGACCCACGGACTGGAGGCGCTGCCCAGGGAACTGCAGGCAGACGGAAATGCCGTATACAACGCGCTGCAGCAGGTATCCGCAGCCGTCGGGACTTCCATAATCACGACCATTGTATCCGCGGCCCAGCTGCGTCTGCCCCATGATTTAGTCCGGGGGACGCAGAATGGCGCCCATACCGGGTTTCAGGTATTGCTGGCAGCCACGGTGCTGTTTGTCATCGTTTCTCTGATTTCCATGGGCCGCAAAGAAAAAGAGGCAGGCGTTCAGTAG
- a CDS encoding SprT family zinc-dependent metalloprotease encodes MKTYDHRPQRETLPIPGCGEKTLSVIRSKRKTAAIEISRQGEVLVRVPERMPAEEISAFVASRQQWIRKHMEKVQARREHPVQKLSGERLRQLNSLAAVVIPACVKRYAARMGVTYGRVTIRCQKTRWGSCSSKGNLNFNCLLMLAPPEVLTYVVVHELCHRIEPNHSAAFWTEVEKVLPDYRIQRDWLKEHGAELMDLVWS; translated from the coding sequence ATGAAAACATATGACCATCGTCCGCAGCGGGAAACACTGCCCATTCCCGGCTGCGGAGAAAAAACGCTGTCGGTGATCCGCAGCAAAAGAAAGACAGCCGCTATTGAAATCAGCCGTCAGGGCGAGGTGCTGGTGCGGGTCCCGGAGCGCATGCCTGCCGAAGAAATCAGCGCTTTCGTGGCCAGCCGGCAGCAGTGGATCCGCAAACATATGGAAAAAGTACAGGCGCGCAGGGAACATCCGGTACAGAAGCTATCGGGCGAACGGCTGCGCCAGTTAAACAGCCTGGCAGCAGTGGTAATTCCTGCCTGTGTGAAGCGGTATGCGGCCCGGATGGGCGTTACCTATGGCAGAGTGACCATCCGCTGCCAGAAAACCAGGTGGGGAAGCTGCAGCAGCAAGGGCAATCTGAATTTTAACTGTCTGCTGATGCTGGCGCCGCCGGAAGTGCTGACTTATGTGGTAGTACATGAACTCTGTCACCGGATCGAGCCGAACCACTCCGCGGCGTTCTGGACGGAAGTGGAGAAAGTTCTGCCGGATTACCGGATTCAGCGGGACTGGCTGAAAGAACATGGCGCCGAACTGATGGATCTGGTCTGGTCCTGA
- a CDS encoding PLP-dependent transferase, whose product MERETKCIQAGYEPKNGEPRMIPIIQSTTFKYDTSEDMGRLFDLEESGYFYSRLQNPTTDMVAAKIAALEGGTAAMLTGSGQAASFFSVFNLAGAGDHVIASSTIYGGTYNLFHVTMRRMGISFTFVDPDCSDEELEAAFQPNTKCVFGETIANPALIVFDIERFAKAAHAHGVPLIMDNTFATPINCRPFEWGADIVVHSTTKYMDGHDASVGGCIVDSGNFDWMAHKERFPGLTTPDESYHGIVYAEKFGNAGAYITKATAQLMRDLGAVQAPMNAYLLNLGLESLAVRMPRHCANAQAIAEYLEQQEKIAWVNYPGLPGNRYYQRAQKYLPNGSCGVISFGVKGGRAAAEEFMKHLKVAMIATHVADAHTCILHPANSTHRQLSDEELAAGGVTPDLIRLSVGIENVQDIIADLEQALSYV is encoded by the coding sequence ATGGAACGAGAAACTAAGTGCATTCAAGCAGGCTATGAGCCGAAAAACGGCGAGCCGCGCATGATTCCGATTATTCAGAGTACAACATTTAAATATGATACCAGCGAGGATATGGGCAGACTGTTTGACCTGGAGGAGTCCGGCTATTTTTACAGCAGGCTGCAGAATCCCACCACAGATATGGTAGCAGCCAAGATTGCGGCTCTGGAAGGAGGAACGGCAGCGATGCTGACGGGATCCGGACAGGCGGCATCCTTTTTTTCTGTTTTTAATCTGGCGGGAGCAGGAGACCATGTGATCGCATCTTCGACGATTTACGGCGGCACCTATAATCTGTTCCATGTGACAATGCGCCGGATGGGCATCTCATTTACCTTTGTGGATCCGGACTGCAGCGATGAGGAGCTGGAGGCGGCCTTTCAGCCGAACACCAAGTGTGTCTTCGGAGAGACGATCGCCAATCCGGCGCTGATTGTTTTTGATATTGAGCGGTTTGCAAAAGCGGCGCATGCCCATGGCGTACCGCTGATTATGGACAATACCTTCGCGACGCCGATCAACTGCCGCCCGTTTGAATGGGGCGCGGATATCGTCGTGCATTCCACTACCAAGTACATGGACGGCCATGACGCTTCCGTGGGGGGCTGTATCGTGGATTCCGGCAATTTTGACTGGATGGCCCACAAGGAGCGTTTTCCGGGTCTGACCACACCGGATGAATCCTATCACGGAATTGTATACGCGGAGAAATTCGGCAATGCAGGCGCTTATATTACCAAGGCAACCGCACAGCTGATGCGGGATCTGGGGGCTGTGCAGGCGCCGATGAACGCATATCTGCTGAATCTCGGCCTGGAGTCTCTGGCAGTCCGTATGCCGCGGCACTGCGCGAATGCACAGGCAATCGCGGAATATCTGGAACAGCAGGAAAAGATTGCCTGGGTGAATTATCCGGGACTGCCGGGAAACCGCTATTATCAGCGCGCGCAGAAATATCTGCCCAATGGCTCCTGCGGCGTCATCTCCTTTGGAGTCAAAGGGGGACGGGCTGCCGCGGAAGAGTTTATGAAGCATTTGAAAGTGGCGATGATTGCGACACACGTGGCAGATGCGCATACCTGTATTCTGCACCCGGCGAATTCCACACATCGTCAGCTGAGTGATGAGGAGCTGGCTGCCGGCGGAGTGACTCCGGATCTGATCCGCCTGTCCGTAGGAATCGAAAATGTGCAGGATATTATCGCGGATCTGGAGCAGGCGCTCAGCTATGTATAG
- a CDS encoding Crp/Fnr family transcriptional regulator, giving the protein MDRMGSEEVIVRLHNSRLMHMVSMDQARELVEDKIGKTAYYRRGEAVIREGENISCLAVILSGEVSVERAFSDGSSTQLYVLHAKEILGVEALSQIHYKSYYYFCAQTDLVLYEIPVSYFRELSTVNPETQLMILNHVMTVLSHDYSRQHEKLDVLSSGKLRTRIQTYLYYQAKKHHALSFEIPFNREQMASYLCVNRSALSRELSRMQEEGLLEVDGKHFTLHYEI; this is encoded by the coding sequence ATGGACAGAATGGGATCCGAGGAAGTGATTGTGCGTCTCCACAATTCACGGCTGATGCATATGGTATCCATGGATCAGGCCAGGGAGCTGGTAGAAGATAAAATCGGAAAAACCGCCTACTACAGGCGTGGAGAAGCCGTCATCCGGGAAGGGGAGAATATCAGCTGCCTGGCGGTGATCCTGTCCGGAGAGGTCAGCGTGGAACGGGCATTTTCCGACGGCAGCAGCACACAGCTGTATGTGCTTCACGCAAAGGAGATTCTGGGCGTAGAAGCCCTGAGCCAGATTCATTACAAAAGTTACTACTATTTCTGCGCACAGACAGATCTGGTACTTTATGAAATCCCGGTCAGCTATTTTCGCGAACTCAGTACAGTGAACCCGGAGACCCAGCTGATGATTCTCAACCACGTTATGACCGTGCTGTCCCATGATTACAGCCGCCAGCACGAAAAGCTGGACGTGTTATCCTCCGGTAAACTCCGGACCAGGATTCAGACCTATCTTTATTATCAGGCAAAAAAACACCATGCCTTAAGTTTTGAGATTCCCTTTAATCGGGAGCAGATGGCTTCTTATCTGTGTGTGAACCGAAGCGCGCTGTCCAGGGAACTGAGCCGTATGCAGGAGGAAGGCCTGCTGGAAGTGGACGGAAAGCATTTTACCCTGCATTATGAGATATAA
- a CDS encoding MarR family winged helix-turn-helix transcriptional regulator, translating to MEKTTQRIQQELTAPGRRISALSNIYRRRLDQLTTQTEYSGAQSKALHFILANYREKAIVQKDIEREYGLRPPTASELLKKMEGSGLIIRKTMQEDARKKQILPTEKALRYKDQVAQNIEGLNASLMRGISRQDMEVFLQVLDQMVENLTEDVEKCRTEQ from the coding sequence ATGGAGAAAACAACGCAGAGGATACAGCAGGAACTGACAGCTCCGGGACGCCGGATCAGCGCATTGTCCAATATTTACCGCCGGAGGCTGGACCAGCTGACCACACAGACGGAATACAGCGGCGCCCAGAGCAAAGCCCTGCATTTTATTCTGGCCAATTACCGGGAGAAAGCGATTGTCCAGAAGGATATTGAGCGGGAGTATGGCCTGCGTCCGCCGACGGCTTCCGAGCTGTTAAAGAAAATGGAGGGCAGCGGACTGATTATACGGAAGACCATGCAGGAGGATGCCCGGAAAAAACAGATTCTTCCAACAGAAAAAGCACTCCGCTACAAGGATCAGGTGGCACAGAATATCGAAGGACTGAACGCGTCGCTGATGCGCGGCATATCTCGGCAGGATATGGAAGTGTTTCTGCAGGTGCTGGATCAGATGGTGGAGAACCTGACGGAAGATGTGGAAAAATGCAGAACTGAGCAGTAA
- a CDS encoding restriction endonuclease, giving the protein MSRKDRDRMAAGMKYEQYCAQYLKRHGFHQVRLTSGSGDQGIDILARRRGKQYGIQCKYYMGPVGNKAVQEAYTGAAFYDCDAAAVMTNSEFTPAARELAERTEVLLWDHQEMRVEGLLFHLLRIMGILLMIWGAYALGADWYSRSGRAALLVTLLLPAAGLLLTFGGNRAALLRMAILFLAGYILWLADPGGTGQLWAGDRRRAALLLLTAALLTFLRIRVLKYNQVEVPR; this is encoded by the coding sequence ATGAGCCGAAAAGACAGAGACAGAATGGCAGCCGGAATGAAATATGAGCAGTACTGCGCACAGTATCTGAAGCGCCATGGATTTCACCAGGTGCGGCTGACAAGCGGAAGCGGCGATCAGGGAATCGATATTCTGGCCCGGCGCCGCGGAAAACAATATGGGATTCAGTGTAAATATTACATGGGTCCGGTAGGCAACAAAGCGGTGCAGGAAGCTTATACGGGAGCGGCCTTTTATGACTGCGATGCGGCAGCGGTGATGACCAATTCGGAATTCACGCCGGCGGCCCGGGAACTGGCGGAACGGACGGAAGTGCTTTTGTGGGATCATCAGGAGATGCGTGTGGAAGGGCTTCTTTTTCATCTGCTGCGGATCATGGGGATCCTTCTTATGATCTGGGGCGCCTATGCGCTGGGCGCGGACTGGTACAGCCGAAGCGGCCGGGCGGCACTGCTGGTTACCCTGTTGCTTCCGGCAGCGGGACTTCTGCTGACATTTGGCGGAAACCGAGCGGCGCTTCTGCGGATGGCGATTTTGTTTCTGGCAGGGTATATTCTGTGGCTGGCGGATCCGGGCGGAACCGGGCAGCTGTGGGCCGGGGACCGGCGCCGGGCAGCCTTGCTGCTGCTGACGGCTGCGTTGCTGACCTTTCTGCGGATTCGGGTGTTAAAATACAATCAGGTGGAAGTGCCGCGGTAA
- a CDS encoding 2-dehydropantoate 2-reductase, whose amino-acid sequence MEMKTVALIGAGAVGAYFIDCLADVLGEDFCVVAEGSRAKRLKEKGLMINGHRRSLRVKTPEEARGCDLLLTAVKHSALDAVLPQIQTMVEEHTTVISLLNGIDSEERIASVIGASHLLYAVMKISSVRQGNAVVYDPERTIGVGFGEKNGEHTERVRAVEALFDRTPLHYYVPEDTVAEIWSKYEWNVSHNLPQAVLGVGYQAYLDSEHVAFLRDALMTEVRNLADSYGIRYTSMQVPPQKPGARFSTLQDLDAKRHTEVDMFLGVLIKKSEEQGLQAPYASAVYHMIKALEEKNDGMFDYF is encoded by the coding sequence ATGGAGATGAAAACAGTGGCACTGATCGGTGCAGGGGCAGTAGGCGCCTATTTTATTGATTGCCTGGCAGATGTCTTAGGGGAAGATTTCTGCGTGGTTGCGGAAGGCAGCCGGGCAAAGCGGCTGAAAGAGAAGGGACTTATGATCAACGGACACCGGCGCAGCCTGCGGGTGAAGACGCCGGAAGAAGCCCGGGGATGCGACCTGCTGCTGACCGCGGTCAAGCACAGCGCGCTGGATGCGGTGCTTCCGCAGATTCAGACCATGGTGGAGGAGCATACAACAGTCATCAGCCTGTTAAACGGGATTGACAGTGAAGAGCGGATCGCGTCAGTGATCGGAGCGTCCCATCTGCTTTACGCGGTCATGAAGATTTCTTCCGTGCGGCAGGGAAACGCAGTGGTGTATGACCCGGAACGCACCATCGGTGTTGGGTTTGGTGAAAAAAACGGCGAACATACGGAGCGGGTCCGGGCGGTGGAAGCGCTGTTTGACCGGACACCGCTGCATTATTATGTGCCGGAGGACACCGTGGCGGAGATCTGGAGCAAATATGAGTGGAATGTCTCCCACAATCTGCCCCAGGCAGTGCTGGGGGTCGGCTATCAGGCGTATCTGGACAGTGAGCATGTGGCTTTCTTAAGAGACGCGCTGATGACAGAGGTGAGAAATCTGGCAGATTCCTACGGGATCCGCTACACGTCGATGCAGGTGCCGCCCCAGAAACCGGGCGCCCGGTTTTCCACCTTGCAGGATCTGGACGCGAAGCGTCACACAGAAGTGGACATGTTTCTTGGGGTATTGATAAAAAAATCGGAAGAACAGGGACTGCAGGCACCTTATGCGTCAGCCGTGTACCATATGATCAAAGCCCTGGAAGAGAAGAATGACGGAATGTTTGATTATTTTTGA